The Trichosurus vulpecula isolate mTriVul1 chromosome 3, mTriVul1.pri, whole genome shotgun sequence genome includes a window with the following:
- the LOC118841435 gene encoding fibulin-7-like, producing MMFGLLVLITLSLLKVPVSDGQGCLSKRSVLATIRQMQKLLSTQEAAQLQGLRSLRKQLTMLQGNVHKQATRRNETCPHLAMPIHGRKLGKKVGIGHEVHFLCDAGFQLVGSETRLCQENRTWSGQQPFCKSIDDCASQPCTNGGTCVDDVQRYVCLCPSGWTGSNCQTPATSYWVSLSNSSFSRQPRCAENGQGARQCSCDIGFQMRAGGLCQDVDECQMFQLNHQNRICVHSCVNLPGSYRCICPQGYLLNPDQNTCEDVDECADQQHNCSRGELCINVFGGFQCVRPECPRPRHNTSYVKTSAFQCERNPCPVDSQACRQAANSISFHYLPLPSNRTVPRVLFRMSTTRFLGDSLRFAITGGRGLGAFAVQRSDRHTGELVLTSPVPGPATLEVQLEMSELSKKVLLGKHVFRITAFISPYEF from the exons GGCTGCCTGAGCAAGCGATCAGTGCTGGCCACTATCCGCCAGATGCAGAAACTGCTGTCCACCCAGGAAGCTGCCCAGCTCCAGGGCCTGCGTAGCCTCAGGAAGCAGCTCACCATGCTCCAGGGGAACGTCCACAAACAGGCCACACGGAGGAACG AGACATGCCCCCACCTGGCTATGCCAATACACGGCAGGAAGCTAGGGAAGAAAGTGGGCATAGGACATGAGGTGCATTTCTTGTGTGATGCCGGCTTCCAGCTGGTGGGCTCCGAGACTCGGTTGTGTCAGGAGAACCGAACATGGAGCGGACAGCAGCCTTTTTGCAAGA GTATTGATGACTGTGCCAGCCAGCCCTGCACCAATGGGGGCACCTGTGTGGATGATGTGCAGCGATACGTCTGCCTCTGTCCAAGTGGCTGGACCGGAAGCAACTGCCAGACCCCAGCCACCTCCT ACTGGGTGTCTCTGAGCAATTCGTCCTTCAGCCGCCAGCCCCGCTGTGCCGAGAATGGGCAGGGTGCCCGTCAGTGCAGCTGTGACATCGGCTTCCAGATGCGTGCTGGAGGCTTATGTCAAG ATGTCGATGAGTGCCAGATGTTCCAGTTGAACCACCAGAACAGAATCTGTGTCCACAGCTGTGTCAACCTACCTGGGTCCTACCGTTGTATCTGCCCCCAGGGCTACCTGCTCAACCCTGACCAAAACACATGTGAAG ATGTGGATGAGTGTGCAGACCAGCAGCACAACTGTAGCCGGGGCGAGCTGTGCATCAATGTCTTTGGGGGCTTCCAGTGCGTGCGACCAGAATGCCCCCGGCCCCGGCACAACACCAGCTACGTGAAGACATCAGCCTT CCAGTGCGAGCGGAACCCGTGCCCGGTGGACAGCCAGGCCTGCCGCCAGGCGGCCAACTCCATCTCCTTCCACTACCTGCCGCTGCCGTCCAACCGCACGGTGCCCCGCGTGCTCTTCAGGATGTCCACCACGCGCTTCCTCGGAGACAGCCTGCGCTTCGCCATCACGGGCGGCCGGGGCCTCGGGGCCTTCGCCGTGCAGCGCTCAGACCGGCACACGGGCGAGCTGGTGCTGACCAGCCCCGTGCCGGGCCCCGCCACGCTGGAGGTGCAGCTGGAGATGAGCGAGCTCTCCAAGAAGGTTCTGCTGGGCAAGCACGTCTTCAGGATCACCGCTTTCATCTCCCCCTACGAGTTCTAG